One segment of Mastomys coucha isolate ucsf_1 unplaced genomic scaffold, UCSF_Mcou_1 pScaffold23, whole genome shotgun sequence DNA contains the following:
- the LOC116072043 gene encoding zinc finger protein OZF-like isoform X2, with product MLETYSSLVFLGHCMNKPELIFKLEQGLGPWNVAEASDRSLPDFHISTAPIVTTKKNHKAYVWQARTTRNKTNEKIAELKEQQKIQQESKSCEREAHGKIFDQKSQSTGIQMSPTYQTALHYKATLTKGQRLHKGELSREYEEYRKTIFQNSHVTVCQKTHIDIKLCGCTECGKAFSCNSELTSPPRTHIRKRPYKCKECGKAFCSQGKLTLHQIVHTGEKPYECTECGKAFSHKAYLTQHQKIHMSKKPYACAECGRAFYRLSHLTLHQRTHTKEKPYDCTECQKSFYCRSQLTVHQRTHTGERPFGCMECGKSFYYKAHLTRHQRIHSNEKPFECIECEKSFYCQSDLTVHQRSHTGEKPYECMECGKSFYKKSKLILHQRNHVGEKPYPCTDCGKVFYCKSHLTLHQTVHTDEHPYVCTECGKCFYYKSQLIVHGRTHTGDRPYKCEECGKAFSRKLHLIRHQSITHTDKNNLNVANVGKVSTASHHSLYNVTEREHVPGILKEKNAG from the exons atgctggagacctacaGCAGCCTGGTGTTCCTGG GGCACTGTATGAACAAACCTGAGTTGATCTTCAAGTTGGAGCAAGGACTTGGGCCATGGAATGTAGCAGAAGCCTCAGACAGGAGCCTCCCAG aTTTTCACATATCAACTGCACCAATTGTGACCACCAAGAAAAATCACAAGGCATATGTGTGGCAAGCTAGAACCACCCGAAACAAGACAAATGAAAAGATT GCAGAGCTAAAGGAGCAACAGAAGATCCAGCAAGAGTCAAAATCCTGTGAAAGAGAGGCACATGGGAAGATATTTGATCAGAAATCCCAGAGCACTGGGATTCAGATGTCTCCTACGTATCAGACAGCTCTCCATTATAAGGCAACTCTCACTAAAGGTCAGAGACTTCATAAAGGGGAGCTAAGCCGTGAGTATGAGGAATACAGGAAAACCATCTTCCAGAACTCACATGTTACAGTATGTCAGAAAACTCATATAGATATAAAGCTTTGTGGATGTACAGAATGTGGAAAAGCTTTCTCTTGCAACTCAGAACTCACAAGTCCTCCAAGAACTCACATACGTAAGAGGCCCTATAAGTGTaaggaatgtgggaaagccttctgCTCTCAGGGGAAACTTACTTTACATCAAATAGTTCACACAGGTgagaagccctatgaatgtacagaatgtgggaaagccttctcCCACAAGGCATACCTCACTCAGCATCAGAAAATTCACATGAGCAAGAAGCCTTATGCATGTGCTGAATGTGGGAGAGCCTTCTACCGCTTATCACACCTTACTTTGCATCAGAGAACTCACACAAAGGAGAAGCCCTATGATTGCACAGAATGCCAAAAATCTTTCTACTGCCGGTCACAGCTTACTGTCCATCAGCGAACTCATACAGGTGAGAGGCCTTTTGGGTGCATGGAATGTGGAAAATCTTTCTACTACAAGGCACACCTAACTCGACACCAGAGAATTCACAGCAACGAGAAGCCTTTTGAATGTATAGAGTGTGAGAAATCCTTTTACTGTCAGTCAGACCTCACTGTGCATCAACGATCTCACACAGGTgagaagccctatgaatgtaTGGAGTGTGGGAAATCATTCTACAAGAAGTCAAAACTCATTCTCCATCAAAGGAATCATGTAGGCGAGAAGCCTTATCCATGCACAGACTGTGGGAAAGTTTTCTATTGCAAATCACATCTCACTCTCCATCAGACAGTCCATACAGATGAACACCCATATGTATGTACAGAGTGTGGGAAGTGTTTCTACTATAAGTCACAGCTCATTGTCCATGGAAGAACTCACACAGGTGACAGACCCTACAAATGTGAAGAGTGTGGGAAAGCTTTCTCCCGAAAGCTACACCTCATTCGACATCAAAGCATTACTCACACAGATAAGAACAATTTGAATGTAGCAAATGTGGGAAAGGTTTCTACTGCAAGCCACCACTCACTTTATAACGTCACTGAACGTGAGCATGTGCCAggcattttaaaggaaaagaacgCAGGATAG
- the LOC116072043 gene encoding zinc finger protein OZF-like isoform X3, producing the protein MNKPELIFKLEQGLGPWNVAEASDRSLPDFHISTAPIVTTKKNHKAYVWQARTTRNKTNEKIAELKEQQKIQQESKSCEREAHGKIFDQKSQSTGIQMSPTYQTALHYKATLTKGQRLHKGELSREYEEYRKTIFQNSHVTVCQKTHIDIKLCGCTECGKAFSCNSELTSPPRTHIRKRPYKCKECGKAFCSQGKLTLHQIVHTGEKPYECTECGKAFSHKAYLTQHQKIHMSKKPYACAECGRAFYRLSHLTLHQRTHTKEKPYDCTECQKSFYCRSQLTVHQRTHTGERPFGCMECGKSFYYKAHLTRHQRIHSNEKPFECIECEKSFYCQSDLTVHQRSHTGEKPYECMECGKSFYKKSKLILHQRNHVGEKPYPCTDCGKVFYCKSHLTLHQTVHTDEHPYVCTECGKCFYYKSQLIVHGRTHTGDRPYKCEECGKAFSRKLHLIRHQSITHTDKNNLNVANVGKVSTASHHSLYNVTEREHVPGILKEKNAG; encoded by the exons ATGAACAAACCTGAGTTGATCTTCAAGTTGGAGCAAGGACTTGGGCCATGGAATGTAGCAGAAGCCTCAGACAGGAGCCTCCCAG aTTTTCACATATCAACTGCACCAATTGTGACCACCAAGAAAAATCACAAGGCATATGTGTGGCAAGCTAGAACCACCCGAAACAAGACAAATGAAAAGATT GCAGAGCTAAAGGAGCAACAGAAGATCCAGCAAGAGTCAAAATCCTGTGAAAGAGAGGCACATGGGAAGATATTTGATCAGAAATCCCAGAGCACTGGGATTCAGATGTCTCCTACGTATCAGACAGCTCTCCATTATAAGGCAACTCTCACTAAAGGTCAGAGACTTCATAAAGGGGAGCTAAGCCGTGAGTATGAGGAATACAGGAAAACCATCTTCCAGAACTCACATGTTACAGTATGTCAGAAAACTCATATAGATATAAAGCTTTGTGGATGTACAGAATGTGGAAAAGCTTTCTCTTGCAACTCAGAACTCACAAGTCCTCCAAGAACTCACATACGTAAGAGGCCCTATAAGTGTaaggaatgtgggaaagccttctgCTCTCAGGGGAAACTTACTTTACATCAAATAGTTCACACAGGTgagaagccctatgaatgtacagaatgtgggaaagccttctcCCACAAGGCATACCTCACTCAGCATCAGAAAATTCACATGAGCAAGAAGCCTTATGCATGTGCTGAATGTGGGAGAGCCTTCTACCGCTTATCACACCTTACTTTGCATCAGAGAACTCACACAAAGGAGAAGCCCTATGATTGCACAGAATGCCAAAAATCTTTCTACTGCCGGTCACAGCTTACTGTCCATCAGCGAACTCATACAGGTGAGAGGCCTTTTGGGTGCATGGAATGTGGAAAATCTTTCTACTACAAGGCACACCTAACTCGACACCAGAGAATTCACAGCAACGAGAAGCCTTTTGAATGTATAGAGTGTGAGAAATCCTTTTACTGTCAGTCAGACCTCACTGTGCATCAACGATCTCACACAGGTgagaagccctatgaatgtaTGGAGTGTGGGAAATCATTCTACAAGAAGTCAAAACTCATTCTCCATCAAAGGAATCATGTAGGCGAGAAGCCTTATCCATGCACAGACTGTGGGAAAGTTTTCTATTGCAAATCACATCTCACTCTCCATCAGACAGTCCATACAGATGAACACCCATATGTATGTACAGAGTGTGGGAAGTGTTTCTACTATAAGTCACAGCTCATTGTCCATGGAAGAACTCACACAGGTGACAGACCCTACAAATGTGAAGAGTGTGGGAAAGCTTTCTCCCGAAAGCTACACCTCATTCGACATCAAAGCATTACTCACACAGATAAGAACAATTTGAATGTAGCAAATGTGGGAAAGGTTTCTACTGCAAGCCACCACTCACTTTATAACGTCACTGAACGTGAGCATGTGCCAggcattttaaaggaaaagaacgCAGGATAG
- the LOC116072043 gene encoding zinc finger protein OZF-like isoform X1, with product MGLVSFEDVVVDFTWEEWQELDAVQRALYRDVMLETYSSLVFLGHCMNKPELIFKLEQGLGPWNVAEASDRSLPDFHISTAPIVTTKKNHKAYVWQARTTRNKTNEKIAELKEQQKIQQESKSCEREAHGKIFDQKSQSTGIQMSPTYQTALHYKATLTKGQRLHKGELSREYEEYRKTIFQNSHVTVCQKTHIDIKLCGCTECGKAFSCNSELTSPPRTHIRKRPYKCKECGKAFCSQGKLTLHQIVHTGEKPYECTECGKAFSHKAYLTQHQKIHMSKKPYACAECGRAFYRLSHLTLHQRTHTKEKPYDCTECQKSFYCRSQLTVHQRTHTGERPFGCMECGKSFYYKAHLTRHQRIHSNEKPFECIECEKSFYCQSDLTVHQRSHTGEKPYECMECGKSFYKKSKLILHQRNHVGEKPYPCTDCGKVFYCKSHLTLHQTVHTDEHPYVCTECGKCFYYKSQLIVHGRTHTGDRPYKCEECGKAFSRKLHLIRHQSITHTDKNNLNVANVGKVSTASHHSLYNVTEREHVPGILKEKNAG from the exons ATG GGGTTGGTGTCATTTGAGGACGTAGTGGTGGACTTCACCTGGGAGGAGTGGCAGGAGCTGGACGCTGTTCAGAGGGCCCTGTACAgggatgtgatgctggagacctacaGCAGCCTGGTGTTCCTGG GGCACTGTATGAACAAACCTGAGTTGATCTTCAAGTTGGAGCAAGGACTTGGGCCATGGAATGTAGCAGAAGCCTCAGACAGGAGCCTCCCAG aTTTTCACATATCAACTGCACCAATTGTGACCACCAAGAAAAATCACAAGGCATATGTGTGGCAAGCTAGAACCACCCGAAACAAGACAAATGAAAAGATT GCAGAGCTAAAGGAGCAACAGAAGATCCAGCAAGAGTCAAAATCCTGTGAAAGAGAGGCACATGGGAAGATATTTGATCAGAAATCCCAGAGCACTGGGATTCAGATGTCTCCTACGTATCAGACAGCTCTCCATTATAAGGCAACTCTCACTAAAGGTCAGAGACTTCATAAAGGGGAGCTAAGCCGTGAGTATGAGGAATACAGGAAAACCATCTTCCAGAACTCACATGTTACAGTATGTCAGAAAACTCATATAGATATAAAGCTTTGTGGATGTACAGAATGTGGAAAAGCTTTCTCTTGCAACTCAGAACTCACAAGTCCTCCAAGAACTCACATACGTAAGAGGCCCTATAAGTGTaaggaatgtgggaaagccttctgCTCTCAGGGGAAACTTACTTTACATCAAATAGTTCACACAGGTgagaagccctatgaatgtacagaatgtgggaaagccttctcCCACAAGGCATACCTCACTCAGCATCAGAAAATTCACATGAGCAAGAAGCCTTATGCATGTGCTGAATGTGGGAGAGCCTTCTACCGCTTATCACACCTTACTTTGCATCAGAGAACTCACACAAAGGAGAAGCCCTATGATTGCACAGAATGCCAAAAATCTTTCTACTGCCGGTCACAGCTTACTGTCCATCAGCGAACTCATACAGGTGAGAGGCCTTTTGGGTGCATGGAATGTGGAAAATCTTTCTACTACAAGGCACACCTAACTCGACACCAGAGAATTCACAGCAACGAGAAGCCTTTTGAATGTATAGAGTGTGAGAAATCCTTTTACTGTCAGTCAGACCTCACTGTGCATCAACGATCTCACACAGGTgagaagccctatgaatgtaTGGAGTGTGGGAAATCATTCTACAAGAAGTCAAAACTCATTCTCCATCAAAGGAATCATGTAGGCGAGAAGCCTTATCCATGCACAGACTGTGGGAAAGTTTTCTATTGCAAATCACATCTCACTCTCCATCAGACAGTCCATACAGATGAACACCCATATGTATGTACAGAGTGTGGGAAGTGTTTCTACTATAAGTCACAGCTCATTGTCCATGGAAGAACTCACACAGGTGACAGACCCTACAAATGTGAAGAGTGTGGGAAAGCTTTCTCCCGAAAGCTACACCTCATTCGACATCAAAGCATTACTCACACAGATAAGAACAATTTGAATGTAGCAAATGTGGGAAAGGTTTCTACTGCAAGCCACCACTCACTTTATAACGTCACTGAACGTGAGCATGTGCCAggcattttaaaggaaaagaacgCAGGATAG